The segment CTGACGGAATTTCAGGAATCGATTGATATACCAGCTTTGCAGGAGATCTTCTTCCGCGTCCACATAGATAGAGAAATCGACAAAGTCTGACACAAAGACATGGTGGGGATCGTGCGGATAATCCATCCCGCTCTGTAATACATTCAGGCCTTCAAGAATAAGAATGTCAGGCTGCTGAATCACTTTATCCCCGTCGGGGATGACATCATAAATCAGATGCGAATAGACCGGAGCGGTGACCTGGCTGGCACCCGACTTTAAGTCAGACACGAAATTAACCAGCCGGTGCATATCATAGGATTGCGGAAACCCTTTCTTCTTCATCAGGCCGCGCTCTTTCAGCACGGCATTAGGATGAAGGAAGCCATCCGTGGTGATTAATTCCACCTTACGGTGTTCAGGCCAGCGGCTCAGCAACGCCTGCAATACACGCGCCGTGGTGCTTTTCCCGACGGCTACGCTGCCCGCAATGCTGATAATGTAGGGTATCTTCTGGCCATTCGTGCCGAGGAACTGCTCCAGTACCGCCTGCCGGCGAACATTCGAACTGATATAAAAGTTAAGCAGACGCGAAAGCGGCAGATAAATCTCTGCGACCTCTTCCAGTGAGAGATCCTCATTAATACCTTTCAGCTGCGCGATCTCATCTTCTGACAGTGTCATAGGAACAGAATCACGTAATGCAGCCCACTGCTCGCGAGTGAACTCCAGATAAGGCGTTGTCAGGGGTGTCGTTTTATCCATAAGCATGCATCTGACCGCAAATTCAATGCAATCAACCGCGTGTTATCCGATAAGCAGGACAGCACAGGTGAATTGAATCACGAATCGCTGGTTTATCAGTGAGAACAATGGGCTGGAGGGTATCACCAGTATGGCTTTCAACAGAAGTAAAAAGATAGAGGCGATCTCGCTTTCGTCGGCATAACCACAAAACGTGACGATAGTCGCTGTTTTCACTCGTCCGGGCTTGTTTATTCCGTTGCAGCGCCTCACAGCGGCAGTGTGACGTTATTCCCTTTTATCTGACTTCGGGCCTCTCCTGAGGACGTGAACGCGGGAGAGGGGGGCACAGAAGGGCAGGGGGAAGACAAAACCCGATGCCGGACGACATTCCCGGCAAAACCCTCTGTCTTTCTGAGACTGCCCGTAACAGTGGCATCAAAAAAGCGGCTCCATTTTCTGCTGAAGCGCGACGGTGAATAAAAAAATGAGGCAAATTGGTTTAAAAAAGCATCACTCAGTTCAAACAGGCAAAATAAAAGCGCGAGCGGTGGATCATTTCTCTGCCAGAAAGGGCGTTTTTGCGCGGAATGCCTCGCTGGCCATAACCGGCTGAACCCGGAAAAACAGGGCCGGATTGCACAAATATTCTGCAGGAAATCGCGAAAATGCGACGATTTGCACAAATAGTAAGCGATAGAAAAAAATATGCGATTTTTTAGTTGCATCCGACGCCCGACCTTCCTAGAATGCGCACCACTTGATGCCGGCTTAGCTCAGTTGGTAGAGCAACTGACTTGTAATCAGTAGGTCACCAGTTCGATTCCGGTAGCCGGCACCATCAAGTAGGTGGGATTCCCGAGCGGCCAAAGGGAGCAGACTGTAAATCTGCCGTCACAGACTTCGAAGGTTCGAATCCTTCTCCCACCACCATCTCAGCCTCACGGTTGAGTACAGATAGACAGCCTGTTTATCTGTCAGGTGAGTCATATATCACCCTGAATTCAGACTGAGCGTTAGCGAAGTCAAAGCCGGTCAGCTTCGCTGGCAGGCAGTAGATAACAGAGAGTCATTCTCTGTTTTCTGCAAGCTACAGAAAGAACAGGTAGCCGAGTTCCAGGATGCGGGCATCGTATAATGGCTATTACCTCAGCCTTCCAAGCTGATGATGCGGGTTCGATTCCCGCTGCCCGCTCCAGATGTGCTGATATGGCTCAGTTGGTAGAGCGCACCCTTGGTAAGGGTGAGGTCCCCAGTTCGACTCTGGGTATCAGCACCACTTCCTTTAATCTCCCTCCTGATTTTCTCTGTAACTTCCTTGCAGTCAGGCGTTGCCTGGTTAATGTGATGATATCATTGATATATCCGTGTCTTAGAGGGACTAGCGATGGCTAAAGAGCAATTTCAACGTAACAAACTGCACGTAAACGTGGGCACCATCGGTCACGTTGACCACGGTAAAACCACCCTGACTGCAGCTATCACTACCGTACTGGCTAAAACCAACGGCGGCCAGGCGCGTGCATTCGACCAGATCGACAGCACCCCTGAAGAAAAAGCCCGCGGTATTACCATCAACACCGCTCACGTTGAGTATGAGACTGCTTCACGTCACTACGCTCACGTTGACTGCCCAGGCCACGCCGACTATGTGAAAAACATGATCACCGGTGCTGCGCAGATGGACGGCGCGATCCTGGTTGTTGCTGCGACTGATGGCCCGATGCCACAGACCCGTGAGCACATCCTGCTGGGTCGTCAGGTTGGCGTTCCTTACATCATCGTGTTCCTGAACAAGTGTGACATGGTTGATGATGAAGAGCTGCTGGAACTGGTTGAGATGGAAGTACGTGACCTGCTGTCACAGTACGACTTCCCAGGCGACGACACCCCAATCGTTCGTGGTTCTGCGCTGAAAGCGCTGGAAGGCGACGCTGCGTGGGAAGCAAAAATCATCGAGCTGGCTGAACACCTGGACAACTACATCCCGGATCCAGTCCGTGCGATCGACATGCCGTTCCTGCTGCCAATCGAAGACGTATTCTCAATCTCTGGCCGTGGTACCGTTGTTACCGGTCGTGTTGAGCGCGGCATCGTTAAAGTCGGCGACGAAGTTGAAATCGTTGGTATCAAAGATACTGCGAAATCAACCTGTACCGGTGTTGAGATGTTCCGTAAGCTGCTGGACCAGGGTCAGGCAGGCGAAAACTGTGGTGTTCTGCTGCGCGGTATCAAGCGTGAAGACATCCAGCGTGGTCAGGTTCTGGCTAAGCCAGGCACCATCAAGCCACACACCCAGTTCGAGTCAGAAGTTTACGTTCTGTCTAAAGACGAAGGTGGCCGCCATACTCCGTTCTTCAAGGGCTATCGTCCACAGTTCTACTTCCGTACCACTGACGTGACCGGTTCAGTAGAGCTGCCAGAAGGCGTTGAAATGGTTATGCCAGGCGACAACATCAAAATGGTTGTTACCCTGATCCACCCAATCGCAATGGACGAAGGTCTGCGCTTCGCAATCCGCGAAGGTGGCCGTACCGTTGGCGCGGGTGTTGTTGCTAAAGTTATCGCATAATTACCGATAACGTTTGACGCAATGCACACGGAAAGGGCATCATTTGATGCCCTTTTTGCACGCTGTTTTATAGAACCTGGCTCATCAGTGATTTTTTCGATCATAATCATTGCTGAGACAGGCTCTGTCATGCGGCGTTAGATACCGAGTTACGCCTCAAAAGCTCATTCGGTTTGGACGCCTCGCACTGCGGGGCAGAATAGTTTCTGAATTATTGTGGCAGGTTGGTTTATGAGTGCGAATACCGAAGCTCAAGGGAGCGGGCGTGGCCTGGAAGCGGTAAAGTGGGTAGCAGTCGTGGTACTGCTGCTTGCGGCGATTGTAGGTAACTACCTCTATCGTGATGTATCACTGCCACTGCGCGCGTTAGCCGTAGTTGTACTGATTGCAGCGGCTGGCGGCATTGCGCTTTTAACGACCAAAGGCAAAGCGACCGTGGCTTTTGCTCGTGAAGCAAGAACAGAAATGCGTAAGGTTATCTGGCCAACCCGCCAGGAAACGCTGCACACCACGTTAATCGTTGCCGCGGTGACTGCCGTGATGTCACTGATTTTGTGGGGGCTGGATGGTATTCTGGTCCGTCTGGTATCGTTTATCACTGGCCTGAGGTTCTGAGATGTCTGAAGCTCCAAAGAAACGCTGGTACGTCGTACAGGCGTTTTCCGGTTTTGAAGGCCGCGTAGCTCAATCGCTGCGCGAGCATATCAAATTGCATAACATGGAAGAGCTGTTTGGCGACGTCATGGTTCCGACTGAAGAAGTCGTTGAGATTCGTGGTGGCCAGCGTCGTAAGAGCGAGCGCAAGTTTTTCCCGGGATATGTACTGGTTCAGATGGTGATGAATGACGCCAGCTGGCACCTGGTGCGCAGTGTCCCGCGCGTGATGGGTTTCATCGGCGGAACATCTGACCGTCCGGCACCGATCAGCGACAAAGAAGTTGATGCGATCATGAACCGTCTGCAGCAGGTCGGTGACAAGCCCCGTCCGAAAACGCTGTTTGAGCCAGGTGAAATGGTTCGTGTTAACGACGGTCCTTTTGCCGACTTTAACGGTGTCGTCGAAGATGTGGATTACGAGAAGAGCCGCCTGACGGTTTCCGTTTCCATCTTCGGACGTGCAACGCCGGTCGAACTCGACTTCGGTCAGGTGGAGAAAGGTTAACCTCTTTCCGCTCACAAATTAGCTGTTGCAGCAGGCGCGAAATTTAACTACAATTTCGCGCCTTTTGTTTTTATGCGCTGGCAACAGCGTATAAATCGTTAT is part of the Pantoea sp. Ep11b genome and harbors:
- the secE gene encoding preprotein translocase subunit SecE, whose translation is MSANTEAQGSGRGLEAVKWVAVVVLLLAAIVGNYLYRDVSLPLRALAVVVLIAAAGGIALLTTKGKATVAFAREARTEMRKVIWPTRQETLHTTLIVAAVTAVMSLILWGLDGILVRLVSFITGLRF
- the nusG gene encoding transcription termination/antitermination protein NusG, with translation MSEAPKKRWYVVQAFSGFEGRVAQSLREHIKLHNMEELFGDVMVPTEEVVEIRGGQRRKSERKFFPGYVLVQMVMNDASWHLVRSVPRVMGFIGGTSDRPAPISDKEVDAIMNRLQQVGDKPRPKTLFEPGEMVRVNDGPFADFNGVVEDVDYEKSRLTVSVSIFGRATPVELDFGQVEKG
- the coaA gene encoding type I pantothenate kinase; its protein translation is MDKTTPLTTPYLEFTREQWAALRDSVPMTLSEDEIAQLKGINEDLSLEEVAEIYLPLSRLLNFYISSNVRRQAVLEQFLGTNGQKIPYIISIAGSVAVGKSTTARVLQALLSRWPEHRKVELITTDGFLHPNAVLKERGLMKKKGFPQSYDMHRLVNFVSDLKSGASQVTAPVYSHLIYDVIPDGDKVIQQPDILILEGLNVLQSGMDYPHDPHHVFVSDFVDFSIYVDAEEDLLQSWYINRFLKFRQGAFTDPDSYFHHYARLSEAEAIEVAGNLWKEINWLNLQENILPTRERASLIMTKSGDHAVDRVRLRK
- the tuf gene encoding elongation factor Tu produces the protein MAKEQFQRNKLHVNVGTIGHVDHGKTTLTAAITTVLAKTNGGQARAFDQIDSTPEEKARGITINTAHVEYETASRHYAHVDCPGHADYVKNMITGAAQMDGAILVVAATDGPMPQTREHILLGRQVGVPYIIVFLNKCDMVDDEELLELVEMEVRDLLSQYDFPGDDTPIVRGSALKALEGDAAWEAKIIELAEHLDNYIPDPVRAIDMPFLLPIEDVFSISGRGTVVTGRVERGIVKVGDEVEIVGIKDTAKSTCTGVEMFRKLLDQGQAGENCGVLLRGIKREDIQRGQVLAKPGTIKPHTQFESEVYVLSKDEGGRHTPFFKGYRPQFYFRTTDVTGSVELPEGVEMVMPGDNIKMVVTLIHPIAMDEGLRFAIREGGRTVGAGVVAKVIA